Part of the Benincasa hispida cultivar B227 chromosome 12, ASM972705v1, whole genome shotgun sequence genome is shown below.
tttggttttttttatttttgtttttgaaaattaaacttataaacattactttaacctccaaatttctttcttagttatctatttttttaccaCTGGTGGATGTGGAAGTAGTGTCGATAGgcttaatcttttttaaaaaaaaagacaaaaaaccAAGTGGTTACCAAGCGCGGTCGTAGTTGTAGTTAGGATTTAATTGCAATTTAAATTGTTTCTGTGAGGCTATATGATAATATAATGGTATTAAACTCCTGTGATGTTATCATAACCAATCAAGTTAAGTGTAAGTTGTGATTTAATGTACTATCTAAGCAGGTCTTATGTTTGAACTCCTAAAATATCGTTACTTTCCATAACATATCAGCTTAATCTTTTTAGTTGAGTAGTGATATAGCTTGTATCGATGTGTTTGAACTCCTGAAATGTTGTTACTACAACCTATCAACTTAAGCTTTTAGATTTAGTGGGTTTAACATCGTATCTGAAATAAAAGATGAATCACAATGATGTCACAAGTTATAAAAAATATCACAGACAAAGGTAAAAACAACAAGAAGAGATCTAAGAGAGAAAGAACATAGAGAATTGTTAACCCAGTTCGATGTAACTACACCAAAGTCTGGGAGGTTCTCCACCTAGTTGAAAAGAAATCCACTAGTATGTAatttagttttacaaaatatacTTCAACTAAAATTGTATAAAATCAGTTTAATTGAATTATTAGTGAGCAAGTTAGACTCCCCCTTACAGGGTAGTGCTTTAAATGAATCTGCAGATTTATGCTTCCCCTAAATCTGTTGCCGTGGCAATGACCTCACATTCTCTTCACCTGTCAGatgaataaccactcacctGGTGTCTTGAACAACTCTACTAATAAACTGCTTGAACAGACCAAGCTCAGTAGGAATCAACAGACCACTTTCAGGAACCTGGAGATCCTCCGGATGAGGAAGGTCAGAGGCCTTGGGAGGACAAATGTTGTGCACAATGTTAGGAACATGAGTTCCCAGAAAAATCTTGTAGCTGAGATTAAGAAGCTTAGGAGCTAAGCCAGGAGCATCATCCGGGCCAAGGATAGTTGGGCACAGAGACAGAAGAATTCCATATAAAAGCCTCAGAAGACTGATTGGCGACTTGATTGCAAAAGAGTTGAACTGCCTAGGAAGCTGGTTATACACAAATATCCCAAAATTAAAAGTAGACATATACCAATTTGATACAAAAGACTAGCCAGAGAAGGAGAGAGGTTGGAACCATGCGTTGAAGGCTACCAATTTTTAATGCCTATGCAAAGCATAATAACATATTTCACAGTGAGAGTAGAAGTAGATAACTAACCAGACTTAGGCCACTTAGATTGAATGCCACCTGTAGGCTCAACAACGAGCTCCTCGGTGGAAGGATGAGAATCGCCCAAAGGAGGAGACTCTTCACGCCCAGGATAAGCATTAATAATGGCAGGAGAAATTGAGAAACAGGTACCACGAATGTGAACCTTCTGATAGTCTAGGTTACTAGGATCATCAAACTTAGAAGGAAGGTCCATAAAAGGGACCAAGGTTTACAACAGTCTTAAGAAGTCCAACATGTAAGAAGATCCATAATTTCCAAACACGATTTGGTCTGGTTAGTATCAGTGATACAACGTTGCACCACATATTTCCAACGCTGAACATTATCCTCATTATGGAAGGATATCTTGTCAATAGGAACAGTTGGGACATTAGGAGGAATTTTTCAATGACTAATCCGAGTGCGAGGCTTGTTCCTAACAATAGTAACATCATCTTCATTACTTGACTCAGAGAGATGAACAGACAAATTAGAGACAAAATTAGCGCTTTGTTGTACAGAGGGAGTGCTTTTGGACCGAGTACAGGTGGATGGGCCACACTCAGTAGAAGCGGGCGCAGAAGCTCGCTTCTTCATCTTCCCTAATTGAGCAAGGCGAATGTTGTCATCAGAAGAAACAAAGACTGTCTTCCCGAAGGAACTAAAATCAGAACCAGAGCTACCATCATCCGCCTTTATAGAAGAGGAGAAAGCCTCACCCTAATTACAACCAGAAGTAGAGGGACCCAAGGGAGGAAACCTCAGAGGACTATTTGCCAGAGGAACAACAGACTCTCCCAGGTTAAGTAAAATGTCAGTGGTATCATGAACAACATCTGACTCCTTTTCATCGGCAACAGAAAAATTTTCAGGAACACTCTCAGAATCAAATGGAGGATTAGTAATTGCCTCAACAACAGCCTCAGAAACCCTAGAGGGATTAGACAAAGACCCATCAGGCAGCAAAACATTAATCACAGACTCATCTAACAAAGGGTTTGCAACAATCTCAGCAGAAGAACCCAAAGTAGTATGAATGTCAAACCCTGCATCAGATCACCCCCCTAACctagatggaatggtgactgcagcagttaccaacccttttgttggcacttactgcctatcttacctgttaaattttgctcaaaccctgaatacatacatattaactcagaacttaacacatttatattatagggtttcgcagcattgtttatacatggatattacaacttagtgagccccatcaagaatactagtcactagacagacacatgtatACTAACTAATACAAGTATTCAAATACGCTTCTTTCAACCTGTtcctttgagtggcagagcagcagcagaaaagtcttttgggaactgaccgctacctgaaagaaaaaacatttgaaaacatgagctagaagcccagtgagtgacgtaataaaacataaatctcatgcttaaaccgaaagctcgaaaacataatactggagctaaaatataccaagcaaacgtgtacataaaacctttaaaaccattgtatctgaaacctgaatcttagctGAGAATAAACATTCATCGCTCTAATTCCCAGTGCCAAGCCATGGCCAAATGAGACCTCTACTTCGATCTCCTCATACTGAACTATGGCTAGGAGAGATCCCTACGTTgatttctttaaatataccgatgggcatctcaagcaacttcctctaaacattAACATTAATTactactcttaaacaccattaaacatcattattccctagttgagaatgagcatacatcgctctagctcccaacgtctgttatcggCCACGAGACCCATGCTTCAGCCTCTCTTTGCTGgtttatggcctaggagacccatacttcggcctctccttcagaactacctacatgcacgtggaggtttctatgtaccatcaacaccttaggtacattaattcagatacctttcttaccttcagtattccttttcattttgtttaggaataccaacgcatgtactttggcaatcttaggtatttaaacatagtacatcaagcttcactCAATCTTAGTTTTAACCCTAacacatgcttcatactttgtaaaataagttggcttaaatcgtgttggactagcttgtaaaaaccattagcattcgttagacatggaaaacatacttggaaaactcatatattagtaacatcatgcgttgattATGCTTCTAATCATAGAAATAAGTTGCTTGGAATCACATAAaatttagcatgagaataaccTTGCTCAATCCCTTGACGTCGTATTACTTACGTGCACGTGCTCATAActgagtaccatcataccttaggtacttaactaggatactttctcattgtccttcagtatccttaggataccttctcattgtccttcagtatccgtcgtATATCTAGTTATAAGCATTTAGCTGAaaactaaggcttagtgctcaaatcatcatactagttcatccatcatactagttcttcataaaaatagagttactaaaacatgctgaaagtatttggacaagataacatatttaaatcatgtcaatttctatggaaaacatgctttacttagcatgagaaatagcttcaaacatatgttgcttggcacttcatttaaacacttagcatgagaaataacttcaaagaaatcatagcttctaaatcattaaaacattaaatcatcacatagtcactcacagctcgtcggggctcttaacaggttatacgcctctcctagctctttttggcctgaaaggacataattcccggttaaattCTTTAGAACTCTTGGCagaatacctcaaatagttcatttactaatggaactttcatcaacaaagacagcATTACTAGCGAGATGATCAACATAAGTGAattcatcctcatgagcgagatcaagcatttCTTTAGCAAACTTCAACCTAGCGGTACTTACCACTTCTAACAAACTTGGCTTCCTcaccagcgagattcagccctCATCTCTAGCGAGACTTCCTCTTTGAGCGAGattctcatcacaaaattagcgagattatcatcctgagtgagatcctcatcctcctcatctcgctctcgctctccacggtgagctgtttgcttgttcttcccaagcatcTGTCTGCTTCTACATAGACTCTCTGTTTTAACTTccaaaattcataactcaaaatcttgaactcttttcaagaaacttccttctacaaacttgtttaaaattgagttaacattcttacctcaaaatttcagcGAAAATTCTTTATGGTTTGGcctggagcttccaatcttcacctcgggccctgattaatccAAGATTCTGCCTCTTTTGCAAATTcctcactttttgttcttcttcttctgcaatctttctccggcaagacaacctcgaaaactagattctcccagctttcaaatggcatcgatttcattaaatttgctcatgtagattgctgaaaccaagctttcgaaatttctcttccttttaatcttcctgccgcctcccgagttcaaggattaactgTCACGTCACCCCATatttagtgcctccagccaaaccaataagtgagcTTCCCTacttaatatatttttcttttcctttctccacaacttctataaataacatgaattttcacttattagatacttaatatatcatttctttggctaaacatacttgtctaggaaatttagaattcggggtttacattcacctcccccttaaaagaaatttcgtaCTCGAAATTTACTCGGACTTATTTATAATTAGAGTTTCACAACATCCTTTGGTCCTAAACTTTACAACcaccttcttttctttcttcttttctcttttttttttactacgcTTTCGATGCGCTACTCTGATATTAACTTTGTTCATGGTAAATAATACTAGTACGTATGAGTAACTTGGTCATCATAGTTCACTGTATTTGTCACATCCTCTGGTGATTCTTCCATTCTCCACTTAGTCATAGTACTCATTTATTACTAGGGTGGTCCTTTTCCATTTCCCAGCAATACCACTAGAACATTCTTTTCCAGTTGTCTCACCTTTGAACTAATTGCTAGctgtaaaatcaatatttagTTCAATTAGACTTCTCGACCTAACTGAGGGTACTCTTCTTAGAATGTCCTTTCTATCCATACTTGGAAGAAAACATTCTTTCAACTATAACATTTCCCAACTTTGGCTTACCATACTGTATACATAAGGTTTTCTTAACTGTATTAGTCCCTAGCTCAGTCATAATTCAAACTTCGAGCTGTTATCTGGAACATCAGTAGATCTGGACCTTTTTCTTTGTCTTTTGCTGACCATTTTGTTCCttattttatactcaacgtACCCCTGGTACATTTTGAGTTCACTGTTGCTCATCTTCCTCCAGTCAAGACTAACATGTCGTTTCCGATTTTCCTTCTGCTTCATTCTAACCATTCTCTTACCAGAGGTGTGAACACCACTTCAAGTATTAACTATATAATTGCAcgacttgaagaagaagagaaggatGACAGTTGTAGAGATTGTGAATGGAGAAATAGGGAAAAATCAAAATCACAATTGTTTGAATATTTGAACTGCTAGTGAGAATATAAAACAccaaatttaaaaaggaaacCGCAATTAATGACAAATGGAAAGAATTAATTACCACTTGGTGACCAAGAAAATCCCCCATAATTACATCACTTACCAAcctaataattaatttctatAAACCAACCTTACAAACCCCAAGAGCAGCTCTTAAGGATTCACACTGAGCAACGTCCAACGGTTTGGTGAAGATGTCAGCAATTTGTTTATCAGTGCTCACATGTTCAAGAGAAAGCTTTGATTCAACCGGCTGACATCATATTGTCACTGATAACATGAGCATTATGCATCACATCATGGAGGACACAATGTCACTGACAACAAGAGCATTATGCATCACATCATATtgatctttatctttatcacaAGAATGCTCTGAATTCTACAAATCATAAATAATCACATTTATGGATTCCATCACACTCCAAGTGCATTTATTGAACAGACGATACGCACAATTATTGGTGGAATACCCAAGAAAAATGCCTTCATCAGACTTTGCatcctattttcttctcaaatccCTATTAGCAAGGATATAACACACACTTCCAAACACATGGAAATACTTGACATTTGGTTTGCGCcctttccaaatttcataattcgTGCTCATGGTTCCAAAATGAATAGAGACACAATTGTGGATATGACACGCTGAAGCCTATAAGTGCAAAGGCATGTTCTTTGCATGTAACATAGTTCTTACCATTTTCTGAAGAGTTCTATTCTTTCTTTCCATAACTTCATTTTGCTGAGGAGTTATAGGGGAGGAAAATTCATGTTGAATGTCTTCAATATTGTAGAAAATTTTAAACTGTGAATTTTGAAACTTCTTTCCATGATCTGACCGGATTCTTACAATTTGTAACTCTTGTTCCCATTGAAGCTTGCGGCAAAGTGTCTGACAAATTTGAAAAGTGTCAAATTTATCATGATAAACTACATCCAAGTGAAGCGGGGAAAATCATCAACACAAATAAAGACATAGCATTTACCTCCAAGGCTTTCCACCTGCATAGGTCCTATTATATCCATGTGAAGAAGCTCCAACACATGTTTGGTAGTACAAGACGAAACTTTCTTGTGAGCAGTTTTAACCCGTCTTTCAGCTTACAGTCACCATAAATGACTTCACAGTTCCTAGACAAGGAAGGTATCCTTAAAATAACTTCTCCAGCAATAGCCCTTCTAATAGAATGGAGATTTACATGCCCTAACTGCTTATGCCAAACATTAGCATCATTGCTTTGCACAATGCGACAAACATCTGTATTGACATTAGAAGACCAAAGATAACATTGATGCGCATACCTATCATAATAGTCTTGTCATCTGGAGACACCAAAAGACATTTATCTTTGGAGAAATTTACAGAGAGATCTTGATCACATAGTTGACTTATGCTTATTAAGTTCGCAGTTGATCCTTCaacaagaaaaacattttctaaAGGGGGAAGATCAGGGTAGGAAGCTTTCCTTTTCTTAAAACCTTACCCGTTGCTCCATCACCAAATGTAACATGACCAAAACCACAAGGTTgaatattcttaataaaagatctTACACCTGCCATATGTCTCAGCAACCACTATCGAAATACCAATCTTCTTTAGATGAAACTTGAAGAGAAGTAAAAGCAACGTGACATTAGAAGGATCAAAACTCTGTTTGGCTCTCCATACCAATTTAGGCTTCTGAAGATATCTCCCTCGAGAAGAGATTTAGGAACGATTCCACCAAGGCAAGTAACTCTGACGCCTCAATAATTTGTAATAGAAATGTCGAATATGGCCTTCCTTTCCTCCTTCGAGGATCAGTTGAGCATATGGACAGATTTTGACATATTTTCAAGGTCACCCATAGTGGCTTGTAACTCTTTCTTAAGATCTGAAATGGTGCTTTGTAGACGGCAGAAAATGTCCAAACCCTCCACATTCCCTACATTTGAAGTTTCTTTCGCGAGTGCCTTGTCCGCTACTGCCACGACAAGAATCTCTCATGCTTCTTTGGCAACGCCTGGTCTTCTACTTTGGGATATAAATCCTCATGGCTTTACTTTTGGTTTCACCCTAAAAGGCCTCATACCAATGAAAATAGTTGTCCTCTCTTATAAACCCATGATCTTTCCCTTATTTAACCAATGTGGGATTTCGATTGCATTTCCAATGATCTTTTCCTTGAACAAAGGACCACATAGCCTGCCCTCAAATAGCCTTCCATCCGTCTAACTCTTATTTAGGCTTACTCCTTTTCACCGGAGCACCCCGCCTATCCAATAGAGTTCAACCACGGATCATACTGTGACTACTTTTGAGGCTCTACTACATCTTTGTATGGCACCCGAGTTTTCTACCGAGCATGATTAAGTCAAGGGCATGATTCTGATACCACTTGAAATAAAAGGTGAATCACAATGATGTCACAGACAAAGGTAAAAACAACATGAAGAGTGATAAGAGATAAAGAACACAAAGAATTGTTAACCCAGTTCGGTGTAACTACACCTACGTCTAGGAGGCTCTCCGTCTAGGTGAAAAGAATCCATTAGTATGTAATTTAGTTTTACAACATACACTTTagttaaaattacataaaatcaGCTTACACATAACTGAGTTACTAGTGAGCAAGTTAGGCTTCCCCTAACTACTTTAAATGAGTCTGCAGATTTGGGCTTCCCCTAAATCTGTTGCCGCTGCAATGACCTCACCTTCTCTTAACCTGCCAGATGAATGACCACTCACCTGATGTCTTGAACAACTCTACTAACAAACTGCTTGAACAGATCAAGCTTCACAAAGAACCACCGTTCTTCTTCACGAAGATAGCCCATCGTACAATATCAAAATCTTCATGCAAAACctcccccccccaaaaaaaaataaataaataataactcTGATCAAGACAAAAGATGGCTTGCCCTAGAAACACCAAAGCGGAGCAATAAATACAAACCATACAAGGAAAAGAGCCCTACACCGGCGgtaggaataaaaaaaaaagatttccCCAAtaaatctatcactgataaggAAAGAATAACTCCACCATTTCAGAGACAAGATAtccaattaaataaaagaaaagattatCCACCAATGTCAGCAATAATAGTATCAAAGCAGGTCTTGTGTTTGAATCAATGTCAGTACCATAAACCGTCGATTTAAGTTTTTAGATTGAGTGACAATTTAACAAAGTTCAATATTGTTTTTCAGATAGATCTGTTTCTGCCATCTATGCAAAGCCCACTGCATCAGTTATGATGCAAAatcactataaattttgaatttgaataaagcCTTCTGATATTTTTGTGGAATAGAAGTATTCCTTTCATTTTCCTTGGCGGTAACATGCATCAAATGGCAGGCTGAACGAGGAGTTCTTTTCACATGTAAAACTTGAGCTAGGCGAGCTTAGATTTGCTGTTAACAAAACTGAGGTCGATTCTTGTGACatgtttttcaatttctttagaTGACAATTGATGCTACTACAACTACTAAACAAGCACTTCCCATGATTATTTTATAGGCCATGGAAGATAGAGTGATCGAGTTGGAAGCCTTACAGAAAGCGCTTGAAGAAGGAATAGGTTTATCCAGAACCTTATATTTTTTATCCTAGAATGCGTCCcccttatatattttatttcattttctgtTATGTTACAGAAGCCTATGATAAAATGCAAGGGGAACTGGTAAAGGCAAGGGAAGGCTTAACCAAAATTTTAACATCAAAGGATGTAAAAGCTACTGTATGTTTTTTGTTTCTCATTTCACTCTGCTGAGAATAGCAGATTCTGCAACCAAAATGTCAACgtcattgttttctttttgcagTTGCTAGACATGGTAGAACGAAATGAGCTCAATAGATCGTTACTCGCCCTTCTCGATGAAAATATTGCAAATGCACAAATGGGTAACCAGGTAATGGCCATTGAAGAATCTCtagtccatttttttaaaaatctattttctGAGTTACATGACAGCATCACCAAGATCTTGTAGGGAATATGATCAATTTCTACCAATATAGTTTGGGTTGCCTATAAAAGGATTGAAACAGAATTGgtaaaaattgaaaggaaaaaatgtaaattaagtTGAAAACTATTAAAGCTTTTTatcttcatttctcttctaataGTTTTCTTGAATGAATTCTTTTACCAAATGAATCTTCATTAACGATGACCAGAAACAAGCTGCTGCTTTCATGGAAAAGGTTCGAGGGGCAGTTCTCAAGTACATGACAGCTTAGTATTCTTGAGTTACAGACTTTGAAGTCTTTCAATCTCTTCTTCTCAGTCAAATTTAGGGTAACACGTTTATTAAAATCATATAGAAAATAGACTTGTAATTGTGGTTAAATTAACCCATGTTCATTCGATGATGATGTAAATTTTGTCTGAaatgtgaaatttttttatgttcTCAAGTAAGATTTGGTGTTGGTTGTGTTGGCGATCTTTTTTACTACCTGGATTTAGGGaactttttataaaatatatttaaatatgttaaaagggattcttttgtattttttattcaaaatttatggagttgtatcaattttcaTCAAATTGCACTCTAAACTTAAATATATGTTACAATATTaatcttaaacttaaaaaagttATTGGAATATTTTAATATGTTATCTGGGGGTCCTAATGACCAAGCACAGGAAAGAGTGCACTATATGAACTCTCTAATCCTAGAAGTGTCTTACTGCGATAGGACCCTAATAATATATCAACAACCTACCAGGATCACCTTCAAAACAATCGACCAAACAAGAGTACTCCAATACACCACAAATTAATCACTAAATTATCACCAAGCAATCAACTAATAATGGacaacaataaattataaaattttgtaagattaaaaacaaataatgcAAACGAATTATACATGGAAAGCCATATAGAGTAAGAACCATAGTACTTTTGAGGAGTTCATCCTTGTCAATttctcttattatgataaaattgatggaaaaaGAATCCAAATTAATCATATAAAGATTCACTACCCATCAATACTCTCATACATAAGAGATCAATACTTGAGAGATAAAAAGAGAATGAAAAACACCcaattttacaaataaaacCATTTAAAACAAGACCCTATGTGTTCGAAGCAGGCTAACCAAAATTCAACACGATCTAATGGTTAAAATTTCAACCGTCGACAACTTTGTGGAAGATGTCCCTGAAAAACAGAATTGCCTTTGTTCTCCCTCTATCTCTCCcggttttttgtattttttttactcTCTTTTTCCTTAGATTATACCTATATCACATAACAAAAAATCTAGGGCTTTCAAGATGAGCCAACCCAAAAATTAGCCCTAATTGGGCTAACATATATCTAACATTTTGGGCTCACATAACacaagtttaaaagaaaataaattcttGCACGTGCAAGTGGAATCTATAATCTgatattttttctctaataataaatTTCTCTCACTATGTACCCATGGACATAGCTAATGTACTATTAGTGAACTACATAAATTTATATGTCGATTCTCTACTATTacgttttttgttttctttatttgtcgATTTCATAATAAAAGTGTTGAACCTCCTGCAATCTGTCGttaaaaaattgtatattttCATGTGTGTTCAATGAATTATAAAGTACTTATATTGTACAAAATTGATTCCATTTCAAAGAAAACAGAACACTAGAGCTAAATTTATGTCAAAATTTGTAAATGTTGATAAAATTATCCAAAtgttttaatttatgtattaatCAAACTTATATTTGTGCAAAATTTAATACTagtaaaattagtgaattaacCAAGATTTTTACCGATCATTTAAATTAGTGGgtgaattataaaaaattgaatagatGGTAGAAATTGCAATATTTAACTAAATttaggacaaaaaaaaaatagggatgGCAAAACTTTCTGAGGGGCATCGCACCCCGACCCCTACTGCGAACCTGTCTCGAATATTTGTTTATAGTCTTTTAGTAATATATAcgtacatatacatacatatacatacacacacatatatatatgttcCTTTTAAGTTGTAGGTTAGTTTAAAAGTAAAAACACTATATGTATGCATTCATGAATTAAAATATACacaattttaatatgaatttcaaattttaattagacaataatttaaaatatcaatgaaaaacatgcatttttttttctcatggAAACTCGATTCCCAAACATGATAGGACCCAAACAATATATCAATAATCTACTAGGATCTTCTCCAAGACAACAAATAATGGATAATAATAAACCACAAAATTTTGGAAGACTAAAAGCAAAGAGTACACACAAATTATACGTGGAAAACCCATTCAATGTGAAGAGTAAAAACCACAAGACTTCTGAGGAGTACACCCTCATTAAAttctcttattatgataaaattgaaggaaaaggaaCCCAAATCAGTCATACAAATATTCACTACCCACCAACACTTTCATATAGAGATCAACACATGAgagataaaaagaatgaaaaataacaCAGTTTTACAGATTCTATTCAATAGCAATTACGGACAAATTGAGCTCTAAACAacaatccaaccgttcaaaatgagaCCCTATGTGTCTCGAATAGACTGACAAAATATTAGCACAATCCAACGgctcaaattccaaaaatcGACAACTTTGTAGAAAATATCGCTGAAAAACCAAATTTCACAGCTCTCTATCTTTCTCTTCGATTTTCTTACCTCTTTTTTTACTCTCTTCCTCTTTAGGTCATACTcatatcacataaaagaaaacataGGGCTTTCAAGATGGGTCAACCCAATATTAGCCCTAATTGCCCAAATAAATTACCTTACATTTTAGGCTCATAGAAcacaagtttaaaaaataaagcttTGCTTGTGCAACAAGTGGGTTGGACACCTACAACAATCTCTCCCTCCAGCCCAATACGGAAGAGATAATCATATCCATGATCACTTGAACCTCATTCTAGAGAGTTTACTACAAAGTTCAATCCTTCTTCTTGGAACTACCTTAGTCAACATATCTGTACTGTTTTTTCAGATATGCATTCGACTTATCTGTCCCCGACACCTGAGTAAGGTTCATCGttcattataaataaaattaatgagGCAAAGTAGGCACGGAAGATAAAATAACCAATCAGTAATGAAAAAGATGGACAAGTACCTTAGCAATTTTGACAAGCTGGTGACGAACGGTGGGTGACGAACGTCGATGAATTAACGTTGAACGGTGACAAACGTCGACGGCTTGATGTTGAACGGTGACGAATGTGAAGAGGCAGCGACACTGCAGTAGGGAACGTAAACGTGAAGGGACTTGGTGTTGAACTCGGCCGGGTTTGGCTTGGGAGGCGAGCATAGAGCACGAGCAGGGGCAGGGGCAGCAGCAGCCGGCAGGGAGCTTCTTCAGATGGAGATGGAGGCTACTGCTGTTCGATTGGAGACTTGGAGACTTGGAGTTGGATTGAGATTGGAATGGAGAAAATAATGATACTTTGgggttttttagtttttaggttTGGGCTTGGCTTGAGAGTTGtgttgggtttgatgccctaaatcttgtagagtCCTGTAATTTGCaaacatctgtatgaacaaacagttttcTGATATATAATGTgacatattttattcacttcagtctatgaaatatgagattttttagt
Proteins encoded:
- the LOC120067243 gene encoding uncharacterized protein LOC120067243, translated to MAALSFGFTATTIHPPSSSILTRSRPSPQTITCIGWDPEGLFGRPQTGHIARNEFKRRLEKDAEAREAFERHVREEKERRKALRESRVIPDNVTGLIEYFLDTEAQDIEFEIARLRPRLNEEFFSHVKLELGELRFAVNKTEAMEDRVIELEALQKALEEGIEAYDKMQGELVKAREGLTKILTSKDVKATLLDMVERNELNRSLLALLDENIANAQMGNQKQAAAFMEKVRGAVLKYMTA